The following proteins come from a genomic window of Lycium ferocissimum isolate CSIRO_LF1 chromosome 4, AGI_CSIRO_Lferr_CH_V1, whole genome shotgun sequence:
- the LOC132054307 gene encoding uncharacterized protein LOC132054307, protein MTIENDCNKFIQKCHRSQIHGDLMKVPPIELNAMTSPWPFIAWGMDVIGPIEPAASNKHRFILVAIDYFTKWEEAASYSSMTNKVVTNFVRNNIIRRFGIPESIITDNGDNLNSHLMRDTCAQFQITHRNSTAYRPQMNGAIEAANKNIKKILRKMIDNYKDWHDQLPYALLGYRTTARTLTRATPYLLVYGL, encoded by the coding sequence ATGACCATAGAAAATGACTGCAACAAATTTATCCAGAAGTGCCACAGGAGTCAGATTCACGGAGACTTGATGAAAGTCCCTCCAATAGAACTAAATGCTATGACATCACCTTGGCCATTCATCGCATGGGGCATGGATGTCATAGGACCAATTGAGCCAGCTGCGTCGAACAAACATCGATTCATCTTGGTCgccatagactacttcaccaagtgggAGGAAGCAGCATCTTATTCATCGATGACAAATAAAGTGGTCACAAACTTTGTGCGCAACAACATCATACGCCGATTTGGCATCCCAGAatcaatcataacagacaaCGGGGATAACCTGAATAGCCACTTGATGAGAGACACGTGTGCGCAGTTTCAGATCACTCACCGGAATTCAACCGCATATCGACCACAAATGAACGGGGCTATAGAAGccgccaacaaaaacatcaagaaaatccTTCGAAAAATGATTGATAACTACAAAGACTGGCATGACCAGTTGCCTTATGCATTGCTGGGATACCGCACTACTGCTAGGACTTTGACTAGAGCCACCCCATACCTGTTGGTGTATGGCCTTTGA